In Mixophyes fleayi isolate aMixFle1 chromosome 11, aMixFle1.hap1, whole genome shotgun sequence, one DNA window encodes the following:
- the LOC142107386 gene encoding interferon-inducible GTPase 5-like isoform X1, translating to MDLNEAFHIISEEEVQEINSALEEGDLCKATERLHESLNEIDNAPLNIAVTGESGSGKSSFVNAIRGMDDEEEGSAKTGVVETTTESKPYVHPHYNNVTIWDLPGIGSPNFNSSAYLNLVQFSRYDFFIIMSSERFRYNDMQLAKEIQSMGKKFYFVRSKVDADLHASLRRRTKTFHEENILKEIRDNCINNLHDGGIRDPHVFLLSCLDIDKYDFNQMQEILEQELPSHKRHVFMLCLPNISLPILEKKREALRKEIWKWALLSCAVATVPIPGLSVVCDVAILVKEMVKYQKAFGLDQCSLQKLANKFGKDVSELTSVIKSPLVLTEINKELVTTLLTRGPTGILMTVEYAASNIPVIGTMAAGSISFITTYWMLYRFLKDIAEDAVRVVKMALGSPV from the coding sequence ATGGATCTTAATGAAGCTTTTCATATCATCTCGGAAGAAGAAGTGCAGGAAATTAACTCTGCTCTAGAGGAAGGTGATCTCTGTAAAGCAACTGAAAGACTCCATGAGTCCCTAAATGAGATAGACAATGCCCCATTAAAcattgcagtgacaggagaaTCAGGATCAGGAAAGTCTAGTTTTGTTAATGCCATTCGTGGCATggatgatgaagaagaaggtTCTGCTAAAACAGGTGTAGTGGAGACCACGACAGAGTCAAAACCTTATGTCCATCCACATTATAATAATGTGACCATTTGGGATCTTCCTGGAATAGGAAGTCCAAATTTTAATTCAAGTGCATATCTAAATTTAGTTCAATTCAGTAGATACGACTTTTTCATTATCATGTCATCAGAACGTTTCCGATACAATGACATGCAACTGGCCAAGGAGATCCAGTCCATGGGGAAGAAGTTCTACTTTGTGAGATCAAAAGTTGACGCTGACTTGCATGCCTCTTTAAGACGTAGGACGAAGACATTCCATGAAGAGAACATATTGAAGGAGATTCGGGATAATTGCATTAACAATCTACATGATGGAGGAATCAGAGATCCACATGTGTTTCTCCTCTCCTGTCTGGACATAGACAAGTATGACTTTAACCAAATGCAAGAAATTCTCGAACAGGAACTTCCAAGTCACAAAAGACATGTATTTATGTTATGTCTGCCCAACATTTCTCTGCCAATTCTAGAAAAGAAAAGAGAGGCACTGAGGAAGGAGATCTGGAAATGGGCCCTTCTTTCCTGTGCTGTTGCTACAGTCCCTATTCCAGGCCTGTCTGTAGTTTGTGATGTTGCTATTCTCGTGAAAGAAATGGTAAAATATCAAAAAGCTTTTGGCCTGGATCAGTGTTCTCTCCAAAAATTGGCCAATAAATTTGGTAAAGATGTTAGTGAGTTGACATCTGTTATCAAGTCCCCTTTAGTTTTAACAGAGATAAACAAAGAGCTTGTCACCACTCTTTTAACCAGAGGACCAACTGGGATACTCATGACAGTTGAATATGCAGCCAGCAATATCCCAGTGATTGGCACAATGGCAGCAGGTAGCATCTCATTTATTACCACTTATTGGATGCTCTATCGCTTCCTAAAAGATATTGCGGAGGATGCAGTGCGAGTTGTCAAGATGGCTTTAGGTTCTCCTGTTTAA